A genomic segment from Arcobacter acticola encodes:
- a CDS encoding SDR family oxidoreductase, with protein sequence MQNIIITGASHGIGRALAKKLSKKYHIINIDIVENKMDKVDFYKCDLSDKSKLLKTIEKIKTNIDSLYALINNAALFSSKSLEKQTLEEWENIISINLTAPYILSKEFASMLKQSKGHIINISSTRASMSEAGTEAYSASKGGISSLTHALAITLSPDVKVNSISPGWINTNEEYLPTKVDNEQHPSGRVGTPDDIVDTVKFLLKNRGFITGSDFVIDGGMTKKMIYV encoded by the coding sequence ATGCAAAATATTATAATAACAGGTGCATCACATGGTATTGGTAGAGCACTGGCAAAAAAACTAAGTAAAAAATATCATATTATAAATATTGATATAGTTGAAAATAAGATGGATAAAGTTGATTTTTATAAGTGTGATTTATCTGATAAGAGTAAACTTTTAAAAACTATTGAAAAGATAAAAACAAATATAGATTCACTATATGCTCTAATAAATAATGCAGCACTTTTTTCATCAAAAAGTTTAGAAAAACAGACTTTAGAAGAGTGGGAAAATATCATAAGTATAAATCTAACTGCTCCATATATTCTTTCAAAAGAGTTTGCATCTATGTTAAAACAATCAAAAGGTCATATTATAAATATCTCTTCAACAAGAGCTTCAATGAGTGAAGCAGGAACTGAAGCTTATAGTGCATCAAAAGGAGGAATTAGTTCTTTAACTCATGCATTAGCTATAACTTTGAGTCCAGATGTAAAAGTAAACTCAATAAGCCCAGGATGGATAAATACAAATGAAGAGTATCTTCCAACAAAAGTAGATAATGAACAACACCCAAGTGGACGAGTGGGAACACCTGATGATATAGTTGATACTGTAAAATTCCTATTAAAAAATAGAGGTTTTATAACAGGAAGTGATTTTGTAATAGATGGTGGAATGACTAAAAAGATGATTTATGTTTAG